The Candidatus Hydrogenedentota bacterium genome contains the following window.
CCGTCCCTGCATGAGTTTGCGTGTTGATTCTTCGAGCAGAGATTCCGTTTCAGGATCAAGGCTGGAAGTGGGTTCATCGAGAATCAAGAGGGGGGCATCTTTTAGGAAAGCTCGCGCAAGCGCTAGGCGCTGGGCTTGTCCGCTGGAGAGACGGGCGCCGCTTTCGCCGACGAGGGTTTCATATTTTTGCGGCAGTAAGTCGATGAATTCATGTAAATGCGCGGCTTGCGCGGCGACGATCACTTCCGCGTCGGTGGCATCCGCTTTGCCGAGCCTAATATTGGCGGCGATGGTATCGTGAAATAAATGCGGACGCTGCGGAACCCAGGCAATGGAATGATGAAGGATGAAGGATGAAGGATGAATTGAGATATTTCCTTCAGTCGGTTGAA
Protein-coding sequences here:
- a CDS encoding ATP-binding cassette domain-containing protein; translation: MSGTTAAKRIYEILDTPIPESKVKSQKLDQLDIRPSTFDIRLENLIYTYPNESTPALENINFTIQRGQQIALVGKTGAGKSTLVNLLLGFIQPTEGNISIHPSSFILHHSIAWVPQRPHLFHDTIAANIRLGKADATDAEVIVAAQAAHLHEFIDLLPQKYETLVGESGARLSSGQAQRLALARAFLKDAPLLILDEPTSSLDPETESLLEESTRKLMQGR